The Campylobacter concisus genome segment TTCTAATTTATAATAATGAAAACGAACTAACATTATCTTTTGATTTTAATGAAGTAAATAAAATTCCCTTACAAAATTTTATTGATTTTTGCAAGAAAATGGCAAATGCATTAAATACAAAGTTTTATTATTGCGGTTTAGAGCCCGCTCAGGATACTAGCACGCAGTTTTTTACATACAATGGTGTAGGAAAAATAAACTGGTAAACAAAATAATGAAATCTAATTTACGGAAATCTTAATGCTGTTAAGGGAAATTAAAATGAGAAAAATAAGGGAATTATTGGCAAAGTCTTTGTTTAGACTTGCTTCAACAGATTATCAAACACAATATATTGATAATTCTACTATTTACGAGTATGTGGTACCAGAAGACTTAATTGAAGAGGTCGCAAATTTTTGTAGAGAAGCACAATTAGATTGTTTCAAAAATAATTTTTCAGAACGAGAATTAGAATTTGCAAATATATTGCGAAATAAAATACTCAACCTGCCAAGTGGTGATATATACGGAACAAATATATGGGCTGAATTAAAAATAGATGCAGAAAAATTTTTAAATATTTTGGGTTATCAAATAAAAGATTTTGATTATAGTACAATAGATAATATAGACCGCAATGAGCTTGGTAAATAAAATAACAAAATCGAGTTTATGGAAATCTTAATGCTATTATGGGAAAATAAAAATGTATCAACTAAAAAAAATATTATTAGAAAGGCTATTTGAATTAGCTTCTACTGAGTATCAAAAAAATATATAGACAATGCTACTACTGATAAATATACTTGGGGCGATGAATTAGTAAATGAGATAATTAATCCATTAGAACTTATACAAAGGCCAGAAAATAAGTACTTATTTGATAATAATGAGCTCCTAGCTATAAAAGAATATAAAAATAAACTTGATATTATTTGTAAAAACAATAATATAGATACAGATTTATATGAAATGCCAGAAATTTGGAATAAGATAATTATAAGTTCTGTAAATTTACTAAATTTATTAGGCTATTCTCTTAATGACTTTGATGAAGATGCGAACTTGATAGCCGAACATAAAGTTTAGTAATATAGTATTGGTAAAAATTAATAAATTTATAAATCCTTTCTTGCATTTACTATTTTTTAAGCTAGTGCTAAATAAAACTAGATGACGGCAAATTTGAAGCGATGACAAGCGTTGATAGGCTAAATTTATACTTAAAGTGGTGGAAAATAATAGAAAATACGGCTGTAGAAATTATTGGGGATAGTCAAAAATGAGAGAGCTTTATAAGATTTATTTAAAGGACAATGCGCAATTGGGGCAAATGCCAAAAACAATTCACTACTCTGGTAACACTCTTTTGCCAAAGCCATTTGCACTAAGTATTGTCAAGTATAGTGACAATGAAGGATATTATTTGCTTTATCTTGACAAATTTGGAGAAGAGCAGGCAGATACGTATCATGAGACTTTAGAAGATGCTTTTGGGCAAGCAGAATTTGAATTTGGCGTAAAAAAAGATGAGTGGTTTTTGGTAAAAAATCAATAATCTTGCAGGATAGTTCAAAAAAGAGTTTGGAGTAAATAAAAAGTTAAAAATAGTTTTACAAACAGATTTCGCATGTGATAGCGTATTTTGGATATATGATGAATTTGGTGAAAACATAAATGGCGGAACATGGGTAGAGCAGGAAGATGAAATATCTTGGGACAGCAAACTTCCAGACGAACTGTTATCTTGCCCAGATATAAAAAGGCTCTCGATGGAGATTATGAAAGAATACAATAGTCTTTTTATAAACAATGAAAAGAATTTAGCTATAAGGGCTTTGCTAGTCCCGAATCCGAAGCAAAATACATGCAAAAAAATCAACGAACTTAGAAAAATTTTATATGAAAAATGTGGAGACAAATACGAAATAGTAGATGATTTGCATTAAAATAAGCTTTTAAATTATAATAAATAAACTCCTTAAAAGATACAATAACTGGAGTTTATTATCTAGTAACAGATACAAAAGAGACAGCCAAAGGTATAGCAAATACTGTCTTAAATGCAGATACGCTCATTTATAACGGCTTTATGAAAAGCGAGCTAGATATTATGCTCGGAGATTATGCTAGCGCAACCTCTAGAGATTTTGAATTTATGGCTAGACTTACCGGTTCTGGCGCTATTACAAAAAAGCTAGAAATAAGCTATCTAATGAGATTTTTAAATACAAAAGAGATGGCCAGCTTTATGGGTCGAATAACCAAAATATCCCAAAATATCACAGTGAGCGTAGGGAAATATACGATGACAATAGATATATCTATAAATTTAATGGCGAATACCCAAGATGTGTTTATGGTTATCTCACAAATAGAAATGACAAGATTGAGAAGGTTGTAGGCTGGGTTATATTGTCTGGAAAAGAGTATTGCAAAGAAACACCAGGAGTTGGAACGTGGATGTAGATAAGGCTAAATAGCCAAATCTTAAAGCAAGGTACGAAGTGCGTGTAAGTTCTTTGTGCAATTCATTTCTAAAATAGCGGTATTACTTTTTTGTTATATCTAATGAATGATGTGAAAAAGGGTAGTGAGCTTTTTAGTAATAGGTTTACAATCATAGAAAAAATTCTATATAACATTTCTTTATCATCTTAAACATGTTTCATACAATGAATTTTAGGCATTTTGCTATATCAACAGCAGACGTTTTGGATATTTCTTTGTTAAAGTATGAACAATGTCTTTTTATAAAAAATTCATTATTAACTAATATATCAACTCTTATTTTCATATTTATAACAAGCTCCTTTACAAAAAACAAGGCAAAAAGCCCAAGTCGATTTTATGACAAACTTTATAAAATCGCCATTGAGCTCTTGAAAATGCTAAGGGTTTTGCCATAATCTCTACGATATAAGGTTACTGTTTTAGTTGTTATGATTTTCGTGTTGTATCAAAAAAATGGGATAAAATAGCAAAAATCCCAAAAAAAGAAAAATTTTAATAAAAATACCGAAATAGTATTTTTTTGGACAATCTAGTTTATTTTTTTAAAATTGAATTAATAATTCTTTTAAAAATATTCCAAAAATTTGGGATAGTCCCATATTTGGCACAGATATAAAGTGCTCCCAAGCACGCTAAAATTGGGGTTTAAAGCACTTTTTCAAAAATTTCCCTCTGTTTGATGCATTTAATTGCTCAAATTGCAAAAGCAATTTTTCGCAAAATGCATTTTATACTTTGCATAGTCGCTATCGCTCCGCAAAAAAATTGATCAGTAAAGAAAAAAGTTTTAATTCTAGTGTAAAAAGATTCATACAAATAAATTTTAGAAAATATTGCAAAAATGTAAAATATAATAGTATTTCTATTATATTAATATAATAATTATTATATATAAACATAATAAATTATAATTATTATGTAAAGTAAATTTATTTTACACAGCTATATTTTTGATTTTATGCTATAGTACTAACAATAATACAATTTTAATCGGTAAAAGGAAAAGTATTAAATGTCTCTTCATCAGGACGTATGTGATGCATACAACATAAATAGATATGAGTTGGCTGAAAAGCTTGGTGTTTCAAAAACTACACTTGATAGCTGGAGTGATGAAAACAGAATGACGAAAGTAACTCGCCTGGCACTAGAGCTTATGCTTGAAAATCATCATAAGACAAAGCTTTTGTCTGATTTAAACAACTCGCTTTCTAAGATTGTTTTTTTAGAAAGCAGCAATGATGAAAATATGGACATAGATGATGAACAAAAAAAAATTGCAAGTAGAATAAAGCATATTCTAAACGAATATGATTTCAGCCTTGCAAAGGCTAGCAAGAGCCTAGAGTTTCCAGATTTTGAATATTTAAACAAGGTATTAAAAGCTCAAATTTATCCTAGCTTCGACTTTTTAAAAAAGTTTTCAGATGTTTTTCATATCTCAAATGAGTGGCTCGAGGATGGTAAAGGGCATCCATTCGATTTAGAGATAATAGGCTGCAGATATTTTTCTCAGTTAAAAGAAAAAAAGAGAGAATTTAATAAGTTTTATATCGTTAATTGCACAGATAATATAGAGTATACAAAATTAGTTGCTGAGGATAAATTGGGTCGTTTTGATATATTTGAAAGAGATTTTTGTATAGGTGATCGTTTCATCATGAGCGGTATAGAATGCAGCGATCTTTTTGAATTATATAGTTTCTACACTGAAAATAGAGGGTCATATGTATCCTTAGTTACGCTTGAGTCAGATGATTATAAAAAATTGCTTTCAAGAGACTATTATGCTGGCAATATTTTAAAACGTAGCAGAGGATCATGTATGCTATATGACTTATTTGATCTAGACTACTATAATCAAGATAGGTATGGAAAATTTTTTGTTGAGTGCACCAATATCATTAAAGAAATAAAAGAAAGAAAGATAAATAAATAAAAAAGCGGTCAGCGATGTGCCCTGACTGTTTTTTTTATTTTTATCATCTTGCTTTTTTAAAAACTAAAAACAAATATTTTTAAGAATTTATAGGCACCTAAGTCTAGTCAGTTTGTTTTTGTTCCACATACACCCAAAGCGTGTATATTATAAGTTCCTAACGTACTTATAGCTTTGGCTCGTTTTAAGTACCTATTAGGTTGATTTTTAGCTTTTATATTATGAAATATATAAATTTTAAGCATATTTTAAGAACCCAATAGATACAATTCACTCTCAAACAGGACAAAATTATTCTTTTTATAAAAATATTTTCAAAAAGAACATGATCAAAGTTATTAGGCCAATAATAACTTTTGAATCTATATGGATGTTTAGTTCCATATGTTTTCTCCTCTCTCCGACTAAATTAGGTGCGTGTAAGGGAGCAACAATTATTCTATCGTAATTATTATTAAAATAACCTTAATGATTTTACCGCTAGTTATTATGAAAATTATTAGATATTAATATTTTCATAAATTTCGCCATCAAACAAAGTCCGGATCTTGTATGAAATATTTTTTTATAATGTTTTTCTTTTGCTGTTGAAAACAAACATTTTCATTACCTATCTGACCGATCTATGCCAAGATGCTTGACTACAAAAAGGAGATTTTATAACGACTTCTTCGACGGTTGGGTCTTTTTTGACTAAGGATCTTTTATCGGGCGCTTGTTCTATTATCTCGTCTTGGTATGCTTGTGCTATCTCTTTAAGCTTTGAAATTTTATCTTGAGCTTTCTTAAGGTCGCCGGCGATTTTATCTCGCTCTTTTCTGGCTTCGTCTCGCTCCCGTCTAGCTTTTTTAAGATTTATAGCAGTTTTGTCTCGTTTTTGTCGCATTTTTTCTAGCTCTTCGATGCGCATATTTAAACTGTATGCCATAGTGATATTCATTTGCGTTGCAGCCGCCTTTAAAATATTATACGTTCCATTTAATTTTGCAATTTCGATCTTACCGTAGTGACGAACGGCCCCGTCTAGAGTAGGTTTTAAATTTAGTCCCTTAATAGTCTCCACAGCATTTTTTGAAAAATCGCTTTTTACGGTATCCAAAAATGCCGATAGTTGTTATTCGAGGTTTTCTACGGTCAATTTTTCCTTGAGCTTAAGTTTATCTTTGACTGCAGTTAAAATGCTCTCTAGCTGCGCATACTCTTTTCTGGTTGCGGACATACCCCTCAAAGTCTCTCGCACCTCTTTATTTATAGTTTCTAGCTTTGCTAAAGTAAGCTTCTCTTCCACTTTTTGTAGCTTCCGGAACACTAGCAGTCATGATAGCTAAAGCTTCCGGATCTTTAACGAGCCGCTTGTAGATCCGCGACGGTATATTTTTTCTGTTCGGGTTTGGCGTACCGCGCTACAATCCCAGTATATTGGCTACTTGGGTCTGTAGTTGTTTAAATTCAAGCCGTTTTCTAAACTTTTGGCGGTAGATAGACTTTCCGTTTTCGGGATCTAAGACGCAGAAATGAATATGTCCGTGTATTGGCCACGAATTTAATCGCGTTTCCTTGCTCGTCGTATTCGTAGTGTCCTTCGTCCCTATAAATAACACTCAGTGTCGTACGGTATCCGAATTTTTCTTCTACGTATTTAGCTACTTTTTCTAGATCTTTTAGAGTGCGGTTTTTTCTTAGATTTACCACGAGTTCTAAAAAACAATGTTTGGTCTTAAATTTTTGACCGTATGTTTCGTAATACTTATCCCTTGCATCTTCTTCTAGCCTTCTTTCTAATACAAGAGCATCTTTTGCGCTCATATTTGTCATATTTAAATGCTGAAATTCTATAAAGCTTGATGCTGCTTTTGAACCGACGTGCATATTATGCCACACGCCGCAACTTGCTCCCTTATCAAATCTAGCATTTGCTAGAGTACCGTTATCCGCATATGGTATATTCACCCCATCCCCCTTTTTCGCTAGCCCCCTTGTGGGACAAGAAAAAGCGCATCTAGGTAGCCAGCGGCTGCTTAGTGCGTACTAAGCTACAAAAGTAGCAGTGCGGTCAAAACGTAGCCCGCAAGGGGCGTAACGTTTTGACGAGCCTTCTTATATAGTCTATACGCGAGTAAGCTTATACCCGTTTGTATACTCGACGGCTTCCGCTAGCTTATCCAGCTCTTTTTGCAGGCTCTTTTGTTTACTATTTAGCTCATTGATTTTAGCTTGTCATTTTATGGATAGCTTAGTGATCTTGTGCCAAGCTTGCGGAAAGGTTATTTCTCCCAAGCTCATTTTTTCTTCGATATCTTGAATCGATTTTATGTATTTATTGTCAGAAACGTCGAACATTTTTTAGTCTCCTTAATTTTTTCTTACATCTTACCGTACGATTTTTATTTTTACAAGGGTTTTAGGGCTTCGGCGTTTGGATAATGAAAAAAATAGTCGGTTAAAAACTAAGCATATGTGCTTAGTTTAGGGAGTTATGAGCTATTTTTATTTTAAAATAATATTTGTAAAAAAGAGCCAGATTTTATAGCTATGTTAAGAAATCCACATTAGCCGCGTAAAAATCTTTGCAAACTGCCCCTCTAAAAGAAGTAGCCTTTCAGCGCTTTAGTCCATAAGCAAGTCAAAATAGGGGGTAAGGGGGCGGTGCGCAGTGCGTAAGCACAAGCACGTACACACGCCCCGGTTCCGATTTAACTTCTAACGGTTTTTTCAATTTTTTTGCGCGAGGGTTTCCTTTTAACTTTTTTTAAATTCTTTGTATATCTTTTAGGGGCTTGCTAGATCCGATATAATCGGTTTTACAGAAGTTATACAATAATAGATTTTCCATTAATTTTTATATCTTACCCAATAATATACCATACTGATTTATTATTCTTTTTATATAAAATACCATAATAAAATAATATATGGATTATTGAATGAACGAAATTGTGAAGTATTCCAACGAGTTGCATGAGCTAAAAATTTAACAGTCTTACAGAGGCACAACAAAATGTATTTTTACTCTTTTACAACAATTTAGAAGCACTAATGGATATACGCTAGAGCTTGACTATTATAAGGTTTTTAAGCTTGCCAACATCGCAGAAAGCGGTAGTTATAGAAAAGAAATTCTAGCAAAATTAAGGCATATTCAAACATTTACTTTTATGTATGAAACAAACAATAAGGGCGATTTAGCCCAAGAAATTATATTTCCAAAAATAGAAACAGACAGCGAAAATAGGGTTTTAAAAATCAAAGTATCCAAGAACTTCAAGGATCGTTATATTGACAGCCCTTTAAAAGGTTGGACTAGGCATGAACTAGCTGAATTCGTTAATCTTAGCGGTACTTATGCAAAGACGATTTATCGTTATTTAAAGCAGTTTCGCGCTCAAGGATGGTGGCATATCAAATACAAAGATTTTAAGGAACTTTTGGAAATACCTGAAAGCTATCAAGCTTGCAATATTGACCAGCAAATTTTAAAGTCAGCAATAAAAGAACTAGCGTCTGAACGTAACCTATTCGACCAACGCCGAACGCCGTTTAAAGGGCTTATGATAAAAAAGATTAAAAGCGGACGCAATATAGAGGCGCTGGAGTTTTATTTTGAACCTCAAAAAATAAGCGATATCGAGCGAGACGAGAAGGAAAATAAACGAAATTTAACCACGATCGCAAACGACATAAAACAAAAAGACATGCTAAAGCAACTAAAGCGCAGCAATCCGATAACCGGTAAAACGGTTAATGATTTTGATCCGTATATAGGGAGATACTTGCGTATATACAACGATAAAACGGACGTTATAGACGTACTAAAGATTCAAAGCATCGAGAAAAACGGAAAGCAATTAGAAGCAAAGCTTTTAAACGTCGACGACGGATATTTTACCGCCATGCTCTTTGATAACTTTAAGCATTTTAAAACACTTTTGAGAGGTATGAGGATTAACCCCCTAAAATATCAACGAGAGTATTTTAAACTGAATTAATTTTTTTACATTGATTCCCCATAGGCTTTTGTCAAAAGTTGCTTAAATTTAATGTCTGGGTTTAATTTAAGTTTCTTAAGTTCTTTCATTATTTCGTCATAAATTCTAAATATAGCATTTTCATCGCCAGTTATCATCGCGTAAAAGCTTTTTCCATCAATTACTTTAATTTTAGGGTTCTCCGGTCTTGGCAAGTGCGTTTTATTATCAGAAGGAGTAAATGCTTTGTTATATGGAGTTGGTTTATTAGGAACTACCTCTACATAATATCCAGTAAATCCTTCTCTATCAGTTAATACTGATGCTATATCATCATATATTGCTACTTTATGATTTCCTTTTGTAGTATTCCATTTATTCTTAATCTCTGCAATAATTTTTTTATCTTCAGAAATAATATCTATAATCTCACCAACTTTTAAATTCTTAAAACCTTTAATTTCACCAATAATCTCTTCGTGAAAAGTCCCTATTGCGTTTTGTAATGTCTTTTGTATTTGTCTAGATTTTTCTGCCTCGATCCACTGATCATAAGTCATTTTATTAAAACTTGATTCTAATAAAGCCGAAAATGGATCGATGACATTGCTATAAATATCATTAGAATTCTGAGCCTTTGTATAAATTGTATAAAGCTTTTTAATTATTTCTGAAAGTGCATTATTATTTTCAAAATACGACATTTTGCCTACCTAAAAGTTTAACTAATTTATAATTATAACAGGTTTAAGCATATAACAACTTTAATAATATTTTTGATAAAATAACCATAAACAATGTTATATAAGGTTAAATTATGATTTTTGAAAAAGAATATTACAACATATCTGAGGTAGCTGACATATTGTCTATATCAAAAGAAACGTTAAGAAGATGGGATAAAAATGGTAAATTAGAACCTGTCAGACATCCAATGAACAACTATAGAGTTTATCATAGAACTCAATTACACAACTTTGAAGAAGCACGGTTAATGTTTAATACACTATGGGATGAGGAATTAGACACGAAACCCCTAAGAAAATATAAATCAGTAGAATTGTTTGCAGGAGCTGGGGGATTAGCTTTAGGTTTTGAGAAAGCGGGCCTAGAGGCAGTTTTATTAAACGAGATAGATAAATTTGCTTGTAAAACATTGCGAGAAAATAGACCATCTTGGAATGTAATTGAAGGAGATGTGGCTCAACTAGATTTCACTAAGTTTAAAGGTAAAGTAGATGTTTTGTCTGGCGGATTCCCTTGTCAAGCTTTTTCTTATGCAGGTAAAAAACTAGGGTTTGAAGATGCTAGAGGCACACTGTTTTTTGAATTTGCAAGAGCGGTTAAAGAATGTCAGCCTACTATTTTTTTAGCTGAAAATGTAAGGGGCCTATTAAAACACGATAATGGCAGAACATTGGAAGCAATTAAATCAGTTATTGACGATATCGGATATAAATTAATCACTGAACCCAATGTGTTAAAAGCCATGTTTTATCAAGTTCCTCAAAAAAGAGAAAGATTGTTTTTTGTTGGAGTAAGACAAGACATTATGGAAAAAATATCATTAAATGACTTCAAATGGCCATCCCCTTATAAAAGAATTATGACTCTTAGGGATGCTTTAAAAAAAGGTGAACTATATAATACGGATGTCCCAAAATCCCAAGGACAACAATATCCAAAAAGAAAAAAAGAAATTTTAGATTTAGTTCCAGCGGGTGGTTATTGGAAGGATCTTCCTGATATTTTACAAAAAGAATACATGCAAAAAAGTTATTTTCTAGGTGGTGGCAAAACAGGAATGGCAAGAAGATTGTCATATGATGAACCAAGTCTAACTTTAACTTGTTCTCCGGCACAAAAACAAACCGAAAGATGCCATCCAGAAGAGACAAGGCCTTTAACTGTTAGAGAGTATGCCAGAATTCAAACCTTTCCAGATGATTGGGAATTTATTGGCTCTATGACAAACCAGTATAAACAAATTGGCAATGCTGTACCAGTAAATTTATCTTATGCAGTAGCAAGGAGCTTGGTCAGACTTTTAAATATTATAGAAAAAAATAAAAAATTAGCATGATCTTATTTAACCCTCTTTAGGCATTGTAATTTGCTTATTTCTTTAGCTACTAAATTTCTAAGTACTTGGTTTTTGTTGATCCCTTTTTCTTTGTCTTCTTTGGTTAAAAACCCCATCTCATCGTCGGATAGATACGCCGTCATCTGACAAGTCGGTGGGTTTTCGGATTTTGGACGTCCTAGTTTTTTATACTTAGCT includes the following:
- a CDS encoding phytanoyl-CoA dioxygenase, with amino-acid sequence MRKIRELLAKSLFRLASTDYQTQYIDNSTIYEYVVPEDLIEEVANFCREAQLDCFKNNFSERELEFANILRNKILNLPSGDIYGTNIWAELKIDAEKFLNILGYQIKDFDYSTIDNIDRNELGK
- a CDS encoding helix-turn-helix domain-containing protein → MSLHQDVCDAYNINRYELAEKLGVSKTTLDSWSDENRMTKVTRLALELMLENHHKTKLLSDLNNSLSKIVFLESSNDENMDIDDEQKKIASRIKHILNEYDFSLAKASKSLEFPDFEYLNKVLKAQIYPSFDFLKKFSDVFHISNEWLEDGKGHPFDLEIIGCRYFSQLKEKKREFNKFYIVNCTDNIEYTKLVAEDKLGRFDIFERDFCIGDRFIMSGIECSDLFELYSFYTENRGSYVSLVTLESDDYKKLLSRDYYAGNILKRSRGSCMLYDLFDLDYYNQDRYGKFFVECTNIIKEIKERKINK
- a CDS encoding replication initiation protein, yielding MFTLLQQFRSTNGYTLELDYYKVFKLANIAESGSYRKEILAKLRHIQTFTFMYETNNKGDLAQEIIFPKIETDSENRVLKIKVSKNFKDRYIDSPLKGWTRHELAEFVNLSGTYAKTIYRYLKQFRAQGWWHIKYKDFKELLEIPESYQACNIDQQILKSAIKELASERNLFDQRRTPFKGLMIKKIKSGRNIEALEFYFEPQKISDIERDEKENKRNLTTIANDIKQKDMLKQLKRSNPITGKTVNDFDPYIGRYLRIYNDKTDVIDVLKIQSIEKNGKQLEAKLLNVDDGYFTAMLFDNFKHFKTLLRGMRINPLKYQREYFKLN
- a CDS encoding Eco47II family restriction endonuclease; amino-acid sequence: MSYFENNNALSEIIKKLYTIYTKAQNSNDIYSNVIDPFSALLESSFNKMTYDQWIEAEKSRQIQKTLQNAIGTFHEEIIGEIKGFKNLKVGEIIDIISEDKKIIAEIKNKWNTTKGNHKVAIYDDIASVLTDREGFTGYYVEVVPNKPTPYNKAFTPSDNKTHLPRPENPKIKVIDGKSFYAMITGDENAIFRIYDEIMKELKKLKLNPDIKFKQLLTKAYGESM
- the dcm gene encoding DNA (cytosine-5-)-methyltransferase yields the protein MIFEKEYYNISEVADILSISKETLRRWDKNGKLEPVRHPMNNYRVYHRTQLHNFEEARLMFNTLWDEELDTKPLRKYKSVELFAGAGGLALGFEKAGLEAVLLNEIDKFACKTLRENRPSWNVIEGDVAQLDFTKFKGKVDVLSGGFPCQAFSYAGKKLGFEDARGTLFFEFARAVKECQPTIFLAENVRGLLKHDNGRTLEAIKSVIDDIGYKLITEPNVLKAMFYQVPQKRERLFFVGVRQDIMEKISLNDFKWPSPYKRIMTLRDALKKGELYNTDVPKSQGQQYPKRKKEILDLVPAGGYWKDLPDILQKEYMQKSYFLGGGKTGMARRLSYDEPSLTLTCSPAQKQTERCHPEETRPLTVREYARIQTFPDDWEFIGSMTNQYKQIGNAVPVNLSYAVARSLVRLLNIIEKNKKLA